GAGCGGCGCGACGGGAGCGAGGTCGAGTGGCACATGCCCGCCGACTGCCCGGAGTGCGGCACCGAGCTGCGACCGATGAAGGAGGGGGACATCGACCTCCGCTGCCCGAACGCGCGGGCATGCCCGGCGCAGGTGCGGGGCCGGGTCGAGCACATCGGATCCCGGGGCGCTCTCGATATCGAGGTGCTCGGCGAGATCACCGCGGCCGCGCTCACCCAGCCCAAGGTGCCGGCGACCCCGCCGCTGGAGACCGAAGCCGGGCTCTTCGACCTGACCCTCGATCAGCTGGTGCCGATCGAGGTGATCGTGCGCGACAGCGAGACGGGTGAACGCCGCGTCGACGAGGCGACGGGGGAGTACGTGCGCCGCGCGCCCTTCCAGCGCGTCTCGATCGAGTACCCGCCCGAGGCCGAGGGGCTCACCGCGACCGAGCGCCGCGCCGCCGGGCTGCGGAAGAACGTGCGGGTGGTGACCCCGTCGAAGGACGCCGAGACTTTCTTGGCGGAGCTCGAGCGCGCCAAGACGAAGCCGCTCTGGCGCCTCCTGGTCTCGTTGAACATCCGTCATGTCGGGCCCGTCGCCGCGCGAGCGCTCGCAGACTGGTTCGGGTCGCTCGACGCGATCCGGAGCGCGTCGGTCGCGGAGCTCTCCGAGGTCGAAGGCGTCGGCGAGACGATCGCCGTCGCCGTGACCGAGTGGTTCGAGCTCGAGTGGCACCGGGAGATCGTGGACCGCTGGTCCGCTGCCGGGGTGCAGTGGTCGACTCCCGGGCATCCGGGACCCGGGGCCGCGGTCGCCGCCGGCGGTGTGCTCTCCGGCCTGACGGTGGTCGCGACGGGCAGCCTCGAGGGGTTCACGCGGGACGGCGCCAAGGAGGCGATCATTCAGGCGGGTGGCAAGGCCGCATCGAGTGTCTCCAAGAAGACGGACTACGTCGCAGCGGGACCCGGTGCGGGTTCCAAACTCGGAAAGGCCGAGGAGCTCGGGATCCCCGTGCTCACGGCCGAGCAGTTCGCCGTGCTCGTGACGGAGGGGCCGGCCGCGCTCGACCTGTGAGCGACGGACTCTCCACAGATTCCGAACCCCCGCCCGTCGCGGGGGTTCGGTGACGTACGGTAAGTGGCACGGTCCCTCGCGGTGAGGGTCCGCCCTCCGAGATTGTGAGATCGAGTATGGAGCTGCACGACGACACGCGGGTGCGCGCCGCCTGGGCGAACACCGATCCGCTGCTGCGGGGGTACTACGACACCGAGTGGGGCATGCCTGTCCGCGACGAGACCGGCGTGTTCGAGCGGCTCACGCTCGAGGCGTTCCAGGCCGGGCTCTCCTGGCTCACGATCCTGCGCCGGCGCGAGGCGTTCCGTGAGGCCTTCGCGGGCTTCGAGGTCAATCGTGTGGCCGACTTCGACGACACCCGCGTCGAGGCGCTCATGGCGGACACGGGGATCATCCGCAATCGGCGCAAGATCGAGGCCGCGGTCACGAACGCGCGCGCGGCCCAGCAATTGCGAGCGTCCGGAGCAGGGCTCGCGGAGTTCGTGTGGTCATTCCAGCCGGAACGCTCCCCGGCACCGGAGACGGACGCGGAGGTGCCGAGTACGGCGCCCGAAGCCGCCGAACTCGCCCGGGCCCTCAAACGCCACGGGTTCTCTTTTGTCGGTCCGACGATGGCGTACGCGCTCATGACCGCGATCGGGATCGTCGACGTCCATCTCGTCACGAGCCATCGTCGGGGGTGCTCGGGGCTGTGGCTGGCCGATGGGAGTCGGGCGCCCGCGGCCGGTACTGCGGGGTCTCAGCGGTAGGATGGGGTGGTTCACCGAACCGTCCACTCCCGATATACCGATGGAGCAGCATGCCTGAAACCAGTGCGGCAGACCGCACCGGCGCGAACGGCGAGATCACGGCCGAGTCCGTGCAGCATCTCGCCGGTCTCGCCCGGATCGCCCTCACCGACGCCGAGGTCGAGAGCCTCACGACCGAGCTCGACTCGATCCTCACGAACATCGTGAAGGTGAGCGAGGTGGCGAGCGCCGATGTGCCGGCCACGAGCCACCCGATCCCGCTCAACAATGTGACCCGCCCCGACGAGATCGCGGACGTGCTCACACGCGAGGAGGCGCTCGCGAACGCGCCCGAGTCCACGGACGGCATGTTCCGCGTGTCATCGATCCTGGGGGAGGAGCAGTAGATGTCGTCCCTGATTCACCTCACCGCCGCGCAGCTCGCCGCGCAGCTCTCCACGGGAGAGGTCTCGTCGGAGGAGGCCGTCCGCGCCCACCTCGACCGCATCGCCGAGGTCGACGGCCAGATCGGCGCGTTCCTTGCGACCGACGCCGACGCGTCACTCGCTGCAGCGCGGGCGATCGACGTGCGCCGCGCCTCGGGTGAGACGCTTGGCGAGCTCGCCGGCGTCCCGCTCGCGATCAAGGACGTGCTCGTCACCACCGACATGCCCTCGACCTCCGGGTCCCGGATCCTCGAGGGCTACCGTTCGCCCTACGATGCGACCACGGTGGCCAAGGCGCGCGCGGCGGGCCTGATCTCCATCGGCAAGACCAACATGGACGAGTTCGCCATGGGCTCCTCGACCGAGAACTCGGCCTACGGCCCGACGCACAACCCGTGGCAGCTCGACCGGGTCCCCGGCGGCTCGGGCGGCGGGTCTGCGGCCGCGGTCAGCGCGTTCGAAGCGCCGCTCGCGCTCGGCTCCGACACCGGCGGGTCCATCCGGCAGCCGGCCGCGCTCACCGGCACGGTCGGCGTGAAGCCCACCTACGGCGGCGTGAGCCGCTACGGTGCCATCGCCCTCGCCTCCTCGCTCGACCAGGTGGGCCCGTGCGCCCGCACGGTGCTCGACACCGCGCTGCTGCACGACGTCGTGGCCGGTCACGACCATCACGACTCGACGTCGCTCGATGTCACTTGGCCATCGATGGCGGCCGCGGCGCGCGAGGGCGCCTCGGGCGACGCGCTCCGCGGACTCCGTGTCGGCGTCGTGCGGCAGCTGATGCTCGACGGAGTGCAGCCCGGGGTGAAGGACCGCTTCGAGGAGTCGCTCGCCCTGCTGACCGCGCAGGGCGCAGAGATCGTCGAGATCGACGCGCCGCACTTCGAGTACGCGGTCGCCGCGTACTATCTGATCCTGCCCGCGGAGGCGTCGAGCAACCTCGCCAAGTACGACTCGGTTCGCTTCGGACTGCGTGAGACGCCCGCGGGCGGCGGCACGGTCGAGGGTGTCATGAGTGCGACGCGCGCGGCCGGGTTCGGCGCCGAGGTCAAGCGACGGATCATCCTCGGCACGTATGCACTGTCGGCCGGATACTACGACGCCTACTACGGCAGCGCGCAGAAGGTGCGCACGCTCATCCAGCGTGACTTCGCGAGCGCCTTCGATCGTGTGGACGTCATCGCGTCGCCCACCGCACCGACGACCGCGTGGCGACTCGGTGAGCACACCGGAGACCCCATGCAGGACTACCTGAACGACGCGACGACGATCCCCGCCAACCTCGCGGGGATCCCGGGGCTCAGCCTGCCGATCGGCACGGCCGCGGAGGACGGGCTCCCGGTCGGTCTCCAGCTGATGGCCCCCGCTTTCGAGGATGCCCGGCTGTACCGCGCGGGCGCCGCGATCGAGCGACTCATCGAGGAACGGGATGGCGCACCGTTCTGGGCCCAGGCGCCGACCCTTGCGGGCGCCCCGACCGGAGAGGCGGCACGCTGATGGCCAAGACCAAGGTGATGGACTTCGAGCGGGCGCTCGAGCTGTTCGAGCCCGTGATCGGACTCGAGGTGCACGTCGAGCTCAACACGCGGACCAAGATGTTCTCTTCGGCGCCGAACGTGTTCGGCTCCGACCCCAACACGAACCTGACACCGGTGTGCCTCGGTCTGCCCGGGGCGCTTCCCGTGCTGAACCACGAGGCCGTGCGCTACTCGATCAGCCTCGGGCTCGCCCTCGGCTGCGAAATCGCCGAGCGCTCCGGCTTCGCCCGGAAGAACTACTTCTACCCGGACATGGCGAAGAACTACCAGATCTCGCAGTACGACAACCCCATCGCTCACGACGGCTCCGTCGAGATCGAGCTGGCATCCGGGCGGGTCGTGCATGTGCCGATCGAGCGCGCGCATATGGAGGAAGACGCCGGCAAACTGAACCACGTCGGTGGCTCCACCGGCCGGATCCAGGGCGCCGAGTACTCGCTCGTCGATTACAACCGCGCGGGTGTGCCGCTCGTCGAGATCGTCACCCGGCCGATCTTCGGCGGCGAGGCCGACACCCCGGAGATCGCCGCCGAGTACGTCTCGACGATCCGCGACCTCGTCGTTGCCCTCGGGATCTCGGATGCGCGCATGGAGCGCGGCAACCTGCGCTGTGACGCGAATGTGTCGCTGCGTCCCCGCGGCAACGAGGGGGCCGGCATGGCCGTGCTCGGTACCCGCACCGAGACGAAAAACGTGAACTCGCTGCGTTCGGTCGAGCGTGCAGTGCGGTTCGAGATCCAGCGCCAGGCGCACATCCTCGCCGGAGGCGGCACGATCACGCAGGAAACCCGCCACTGGCACGAGGACACGGGGGAGACCTCGCCCGGTCGCCCGAAGTCGGACGCGGACGACTACCGGTACTTCCCGGAGCCCGACCTCGCGCCGCTCACGCCGTCGCGCGAGCTCGTCGAGGAACTGCGAGCCGAACTGCCCGAGCATCCGACCCTCCGGCGACGCCGGCTGCGCGCGGACTGGGGCTTCACGCCGCTCGAGTTCCGCGACGTGGTGAACTCCGGGCTGCTCAGCACACTCGAGGAGACGGTGGCCGCCGGGGTGCCCGCCCAGACCGCCCGCAAGTGGTGGACGGGTGAGATCGCCCGGATCGCGAACGAGCGCTCCGCCACGGCGTCCGACCTCATCACGCCGGCGCAGGTCTCCGAGGTGGTGCAGCTCGTCGATGCGGGCACACTGAACGACAAGCTCGCTCGGCAGGTGCTCCAGGGCATCATCGACGGGGAGGGGAGCGCCGCGGAGATCGTGGAGGCTCGCAGCCTCGCGATCGTCTCGGACGACGGCCCGCTGATCGAGGCGATCGACGCGGCGCTCGCGCAGCAGCCCGACGTCCTCGCGAAGATCCGCGACGGGAAGGTGCAGGCCGCGGGCGCGGTCATCGGCGCCGTGATGAAGGCGATGCGCGGTCAAGCAGATGCCGCCCGCGTGCGGGAGCTGGTGCTGGAGCGCGCCGCGCAGTAGCGCGCGGACGCCTTCCCACGGGGAGCGATCCCCGGCCGACGAACTGGCCGGGGATCGCTCCGCGTTTATGGACGGGTGGGGCGCACGTCGGTGCGGTCCTCGGTGCGCTCCTCCGCACTCGGGCCGGTACTCGATCCGCCATCCGAACCGGCGTGCCGCGACTCGAGCAGCGCACGTTCGGCCTCCAGTGCGGCCTCCCCGTCGATCGCCTCACCTCGCGCGACCATGCCCGACTCGTGCGAGAGCGGGATCTCCTTCAGGAACAGCGTGAGTACAAACGCGAACAGCAGGAACGGGATCAGATACCAGAAGACGGGCGCGAGCGAGTCCGCATACGCGGACACGATGCCGTCACGAACATCCGGCGGCAGCTCGGCTAGCGCCGCGGGATCGAGGGTGGACGTCGCCTGCGCGGCCGATCCCGGGTCGGCCCCGGCGTCGGTGAACACCCGGAGGAGGTTCTCGGAGAGGCGGTTCGTGAACATCACCCCGAAGATCGCCACGCCGAGCGACGCACCGACCTCGCGGAAGTAGTTGTTCGTGCTCGTCGCGGTGCCGACCTCGGTCGCGGGTACCGCGTTCTGCACCACCAGCACGATGATCTGCATGATGAGGCCGAGTCCCGCGCCGAAGAAGAAGAGGTACACGCAGATGAGCCAGATGGGGGTGCTCGCCGTCAGGGTGGTCATCGCGAGCATGGCTGCGGCCGTGACGAGGGTGCCGACCATCGGGAAGATCCGATAGCGGCCCGACCTCGACACCAGAATCCCGGATCCGATCGAGGTCCCGAGCATGCCGACCATCATCGGGATCATGAGCAGGCCGGACTCCGCTGCGGAGGTCCCCGACGCCATCTGGAGGAAGGTGGGAACGAACGCGATCGCCGCGAACATGCCGAGTCCGAGAGTGAACCCGATCGCGGTGGTGTTCAGGAACACGGGATTGCGGAAGAGCGACAGCGGGATGATCGGATCCTCTGCACGGGCCTCGACCCAGACGAAGACGATCGCTGCGAGCAGCAGGCCGACACCCCAGGCCCACGTCTCCATGGCACCCCAGCCGTGGTCGGCGCTGCCGCCGAAGTCGGTGAAGAAGATGAGGCAGGTGGTGGCGATCGACAGAAAGACGACGCCGAGCACATCGATGCGCTTGGACGCTCGGTGCGACGGGATCGTGAGGGTGACCCACGCGACGATGAAGGCCACGATGCCGATCGGGATGTTGATGTAGAACGCCCACTGCCAGGTCAGGTGATCGACGAAGTAGCCGCCGAGCAGCGGCCCGGCGACCGCGGAGAGGCCGAACACCGCGCCGAGCGGGCCCATGTACTTGCCGCGGTCCGCGGCGGGCACGATGTCCGCGATGATCGCCTGGGAGAGGATCATCAGGCCGCCGCCGCCCAGCCCCTGGAGTGCGCGGAAGACGACGAACATCCAGAAGTCGCCCGCGAAGGCGCAACCCACCGAGGCGAGGGTGAAGAGCGCGATCGCGATGAGGAAGAGATTCCTGCGGCCGAGTACGTCGCCGAACTTCCCGTAGATCGGCATGACGATCGTGGTGGCGAGGAGGTACGCGGTGGTGATCCACGCTTGATACTCGACGCCGCCCAACTGGCCGACGATGGTGGGCATGGCGGTGGAGACGATGGTCTGGTCGAGGCTCGAGAGGAGCATGCCGGCGATGAGCGCGGCGAAGATGATCCAGATGCGTCGCTGCGTGAGCAGGACGGGACCGGCTGAAGTGGAGGTCATGGGCGAGGGCTTTCGAGATCGGAGCGGAAGAGGTGGCGTGCGGAAGCGACGGCCTCGTCGAGGAGCTCGGCGAGCGTTCGGTCGTTGCCGGGGGTGAAGAACCGGTCGGCAGTGCTCCGCACGAGCGCGGTGAAGAGCGCCACCGTGAGCGTCACGGCCGGCTCGTCAGCGGGCAGTCCCTCCCGCTCGGCGACGAGCTCCGCGAACTCCCGATCCGCCGTCTCGCCGGCGCCGATGAAGGCGCTGAGCAACTGGGGCTCGCGGGCGATCACCAGCCGCGGATCGTCGAACTCGTCGACGTCGTCGAACTCTCCGATGAGCTCGACGGCCAGGGTGACGAGGTCGTCCACGAGTGAGAGT
Above is a genomic segment from Leucobacter rhizosphaerae containing:
- a CDS encoding DNA-3-methyladenine glycosylase I — encoded protein: MELHDDTRVRAAWANTDPLLRGYYDTEWGMPVRDETGVFERLTLEAFQAGLSWLTILRRREAFREAFAGFEVNRVADFDDTRVEALMADTGIIRNRRKIEAAVTNARAAQQLRASGAGLAEFVWSFQPERSPAPETDAEVPSTAPEAAELARALKRHGFSFVGPTMAYALMTAIGIVDVHLVTSHRRGCSGLWLADGSRAPAAGTAGSQR
- the gatC gene encoding Asp-tRNA(Asn)/Glu-tRNA(Gln) amidotransferase subunit GatC, producing the protein MPETSAADRTGANGEITAESVQHLAGLARIALTDAEVESLTTELDSILTNIVKVSEVASADVPATSHPIPLNNVTRPDEIADVLTREEALANAPESTDGMFRVSSILGEEQ
- the gatA gene encoding Asp-tRNA(Asn)/Glu-tRNA(Gln) amidotransferase subunit GatA, producing the protein MSSLIHLTAAQLAAQLSTGEVSSEEAVRAHLDRIAEVDGQIGAFLATDADASLAAARAIDVRRASGETLGELAGVPLAIKDVLVTTDMPSTSGSRILEGYRSPYDATTVAKARAAGLISIGKTNMDEFAMGSSTENSAYGPTHNPWQLDRVPGGSGGGSAAAVSAFEAPLALGSDTGGSIRQPAALTGTVGVKPTYGGVSRYGAIALASSLDQVGPCARTVLDTALLHDVVAGHDHHDSTSLDVTWPSMAAAAREGASGDALRGLRVGVVRQLMLDGVQPGVKDRFEESLALLTAQGAEIVEIDAPHFEYAVAAYYLILPAEASSNLAKYDSVRFGLRETPAGGGTVEGVMSATRAAGFGAEVKRRIILGTYALSAGYYDAYYGSAQKVRTLIQRDFASAFDRVDVIASPTAPTTAWRLGEHTGDPMQDYLNDATTIPANLAGIPGLSLPIGTAAEDGLPVGLQLMAPAFEDARLYRAGAAIERLIEERDGAPFWAQAPTLAGAPTGEAAR
- the gatB gene encoding Asp-tRNA(Asn)/Glu-tRNA(Gln) amidotransferase subunit GatB, encoding MAKTKVMDFERALELFEPVIGLEVHVELNTRTKMFSSAPNVFGSDPNTNLTPVCLGLPGALPVLNHEAVRYSISLGLALGCEIAERSGFARKNYFYPDMAKNYQISQYDNPIAHDGSVEIELASGRVVHVPIERAHMEEDAGKLNHVGGSTGRIQGAEYSLVDYNRAGVPLVEIVTRPIFGGEADTPEIAAEYVSTIRDLVVALGISDARMERGNLRCDANVSLRPRGNEGAGMAVLGTRTETKNVNSLRSVERAVRFEIQRQAHILAGGGTITQETRHWHEDTGETSPGRPKSDADDYRYFPEPDLAPLTPSRELVEELRAELPEHPTLRRRRLRADWGFTPLEFRDVVNSGLLSTLEETVAAGVPAQTARKWWTGEIARIANERSATASDLITPAQVSEVVQLVDAGTLNDKLARQVLQGIIDGEGSAAEIVEARSLAIVSDDGPLIEAIDAALAQQPDVLAKIRDGKVQAAGAVIGAVMKAMRGQADAARVRELVLERAAQ
- a CDS encoding MDR family MFS transporter — translated: MTSTSAGPVLLTQRRIWIIFAALIAGMLLSSLDQTIVSTAMPTIVGQLGGVEYQAWITTAYLLATTIVMPIYGKFGDVLGRRNLFLIAIALFTLASVGCAFAGDFWMFVVFRALQGLGGGGLMILSQAIIADIVPAADRGKYMGPLGAVFGLSAVAGPLLGGYFVDHLTWQWAFYINIPIGIVAFIVAWVTLTIPSHRASKRIDVLGVVFLSIATTCLIFFTDFGGSADHGWGAMETWAWGVGLLLAAIVFVWVEARAEDPIIPLSLFRNPVFLNTTAIGFTLGLGMFAAIAFVPTFLQMASGTSAAESGLLMIPMMVGMLGTSIGSGILVSRSGRYRIFPMVGTLVTAAAMLAMTTLTASTPIWLICVYLFFFGAGLGLIMQIIVLVVQNAVPATEVGTATSTNNYFREVGASLGVAIFGVMFTNRLSENLLRVFTDAGADPGSAAQATSTLDPAALAELPPDVRDGIVSAYADSLAPVFWYLIPFLLFAFVLTLFLKEIPLSHESGMVARGEAIDGEAALEAERALLESRHAGSDGGSSTGPSAEERTEDRTDVRPTRP
- a CDS encoding TetR/AcrR family transcriptional regulator translates to MNDSASISGIEQRKRRTRRALTKHARRLTIDHGLHGFTVEQVCELAGVSRRTFFNYFASKEEAIVGPPDGSHHEAFDAFRAARPAGATGLSLSLVDDLVTLAVELIGEFDDVDEFDDPRLVIAREPQLLSAFIGAGETADREFAELVAEREGLPADEPAVTLTVALFTALVRSTADRFFTPGNDRTLAELLDEAVASARHLFRSDLESPRP